A single region of the Brachypodium distachyon strain Bd21 chromosome 3, Brachypodium_distachyon_v3.0, whole genome shotgun sequence genome encodes:
- the LOC100832058 gene encoding queuine tRNA-ribosyltransferase accessory subunit 2 isoform X1 has protein sequence MRFAVTKVCAGGAKARAGMLQIGSTSVETPALLLSTRKGLPAFMSCDLLSSLPLPDSLLLNVCPTHFIEGPPTKTISNIGGLHRMLGLPDHILVAAAGDSIESLPSSEASNKFGASFETPAGRKLVKPSDYMELISCMRPNLWASLADEVPAWVNEKRNKTSVERTLRWLDACLALDVAAGQNTLGVVVGGSSIEERKRCATEVSKRNVSGFWIGGFGLGENVEERCNLLNAVTDCLPSDKPRLVSRLGLPEEVLEGIASGIDLFDSTYIHQLTMGGFALIFPVDMVEREMQNGIFNDSAGDLTKINLRTTTYRKDTSRIVDSCSCFTCQNHTRAYLNHLLNVHEMLAQILLEIHNTHHYLHFFRSIREAIKIGEFDLFWKQFVENRRSQIAAAVM, from the exons ATGCGGTTTGCAGTGACAAAAGTATGCGCCGGTGGGGCAAAGGCTCGCGCTGGCATGCTCCAGATTGGAAGCACCAGTGTTGAGACGCCAGCTCTGCTTTTGTCCACACGCAAGGGGCTGCCGGCGTTTATGTCATGTGACCTCCTTTCTTCCCTCCCCCTTCCTGACTCCCTACTCCTCAATGTCTGCCCAACCCACTT TATAGAAGGCCCTCCAACAAAAACAATATCTAATATTGGAGGGTTGCATCGTATGCTAGGCCTGCCTGATCATATCCTTGTAGCGGCAGCTGGCGATTCAATTGAGAGTTTACCGTCAAGTGAAGCCAGCAATAAATTCGGTGCCTCCTTTGAAACACCAGCGGGACGTAAACTG GTCAAACCATCAGATTACATGGAGTTGATTTCCTGCATGAGACCTAATTTGTGGGCAAGCTTGGCGGATGAGGTACCAGCCTGGGTTAATGAGAAACGGAATAAAACATCTGTTGAGCGAACATTACGCTGGCTTGATGCATGCCTTGCTTTGGACGTG GCTGCTGGACAAAACACTTTAGGTGTAGTTGTGGGGGGATCCAGTATAGAAGAACGGAAACGGTGTGCCACTGAAGTATCAAAGAGGAATGTATCAG gcttttggatcggagggttTGGCCTGGGAGAGAATGTTGAAGAACGTTGCAATTTGCTCAATGCAGTAACA GATTGCTTGCCTTCGGATAAACCTCGGCTTGTCTCTAGGCTTGGTCTTCCAG AGGAGGTCTTGGAGGGTATAGCTTCTGGTATCGACCTTTTCGACTCCAC GTACATTCACCAACTTACTATGGGTGGTTTTGCACTGATCTTCCCTGTTGACATGGTTGAAAGAGAGATGCAGAATGGTATATTCAATGATAGTGCTGGAGATCTTACAAAGATTAACCTGCGTACAACGACATATCG GAAAGACACGTCAAGAATAGTTGATAGCTGTAGCTGCTTCACGTGCCAGAATCACACTCGTGCTTACCTCAATCATTTGCTCAATGTCCATGAGATGTTGGCTCAGATCCTACTGGAGAT ACATAATACCCATCATTATCTTCACTTTTTCCGGTCAATACGGGAAGCAATCAAGATAGGGGAATTTGATCTCTTCTGGAAGCAGTTTGTTGAAAATAGACGCTCCcagattgctgctgctgtgatGTAG
- the LOC100831754 gene encoding probable gamma-aminobutyrate transaminase 3, mitochondrial isoform X2, with product MMAARGILLRSSSSAASKAESLVKYAASTGPSLHGLHSFSEAPARYFSSEPSLQPDSTEEIGFKGHSMLAPFTAGWQSTDVHPLVIDRSEGAYAYDINGKKYIDALAGLWCTALGGNEPRLVKAATDQLNKLPFYHSFWNRTTKPSLDLANDILNMFTAREMGKVFFTNSGSEANDSQVKLVWYYNNALGRPKKKKFIARSKSYHGSTLIAASLSGLPALHQKFDLPAPFVLHTDCPHHWRFHLPDETEEEFSTRLANNLENLILKEGPETIAAFIAEPVMGAGGVIPPPKTYFEKIQVVLKKYDILLIADEVITAFGRLGTMFGCDMYNIKPDLVSIAKALSSAYMPIGAILVSPEITDVIHSQSNKLGSFAHGFTYSGHPVSCAVAIEALKIYKERNITEHVNKIAPRFQEGIKAFSGSPIIGETRGLGLILGTEFVDNKSPNDPFPAEWGVGSIFGAECEKRGMLIRVAGDSIMLSPPLIMTPGEVEEIVSKYGEALKGTEERIAELKSQKS from the exons ATGATGGCTGCCCGAGGCATCCTCCTCAGATCCAgctccagcgccgcctccaAG GCTGAGAGTTTAGTAAAATATGCAGCAAGTACTGGTCCAAGCTTGCATGGGCTGCATAGTTTTTCAGAGGCACCAGCCAGGTATTTCAGCTCTGAACCGTCTCTTCAGCCTGACTCGACAGAAGAAATCGG GTTCAAGGGGCATAGTATGCTAGCTCCATTCACAGCTGGATGGCAGAGCACCGATGTGCATCCGCTGGTTATTGATAGATCTGAG GGTGCTTATGCTTATGATATCAATGGGAAAAAGTATATAGATGCTCTCGCGGGACTGTGGTGTACAGCTCTAG GTGGTAACGAACCTCGACTTGTGAAAGCCGCAACAGACCAATTAAACAAATTACCCTTCTACCATTCCTTCTGGAATCGTACTACCAAACCCTCACTG GATCTTGCAAATGATATTCTGAACATGTTCACTGCAAGGGAAATGGGAAAGGTATTCTTCACAAACAGCGGTTCAGAAGCAAATGACTCTCAG GTTAAACTAGTGTGGTATTATAACAATGCACTTGGGAggccaaagaagaagaaatttaTTGCACGCTCTAAATC ATATCATGGTTCAACATTAATAGCAGCTAGTCTATCAGG TCTTCCTGCTCTTCACCAAAAGTTTGATCTACCGGCACCTTTTGTTCTGCACACAGACTGCCCTCACCACTGGCGCTTCCATCTTCCTG ATGAAACAGAAGAAGAATTTTCAACTAGACTGGCAAACAACTTGGAGAATCTTATTCTcaaagaaggaccggaaacG ATTGCTGCTTTCATTGCTGAACCTGTGATGGGCGCCGGTGGTGTCATCCCTCCTCCAAAGACTTATTTTGAGAAG ATTCAAGTGGTGCTGAAGAAGTACGACATCTTACTAATAGCAGATGAG GTCATTACTGCATTTGGAAGATTGGGAACCATGTTTGGATGTGATATGTACAACATCAAACCAGATCTTGTCTCCATAGCAAAG GCTCTTTCTTCTGCCTACATGCCTATTGGAGCTATTCTTGTTAGCCCAGAGATAACGGACGTAATTCATTCGCAGAGCAATAAACTTG GTTCTTTTGCTCATGGCTTTACATACTCGGGCCATCCAGTTTCCTGTGCTGTTGCCATAGAAGCTCTCAAGATTTATAA GGAAAGAAATATCACCGAACATGTCAACAAAATTGCTCCAAGGTTCCAGGAAGGAATCAAGGCCTTCTCAGGAAGTCCAATCATCGGAGAG ACACGTGGCTTGGGATTAATACTTGGAACTGAATTCGTCGACAACAAATCGCCAAACGATCCATTTCCCGCAGAATGGG GGGTTGGTTCGATATTTGGTGCCGAGTGCGAGAAGCGTGGGATGCTCATCAGGGTTGCTGGAGATAGCATTATGCTGTCACCACCGCTGATAATGACTCCTGGTGAAGTTGAAGAA ATTGTGAGCAAATATGGTGAAGCCCTGAAGGGCACAGAGGAAAGAATCGCAGAGCTCAAATCCCAGAAGAGCTAA
- the LOC100832058 gene encoding queuine tRNA-ribosyltransferase accessory subunit 2 isoform X3, protein MRYQPGLMRNGIKHLLSEHYAGLMHALLWTWYDVKAAGQNTLGVVVGGSSIEERKRCATEVSKRNVSGFWIGGFGLGENVEERCNLLNAVTDCLPSDKPRLVSRLGLPEEVLEGIASGIDLFDSTYIHQLTMGGFALIFPVDMVEREMQNGIFNDSAGDLTKINLRTTTYRKDTSRIVDSCSCFTCQNHTRAYLNHLLNVHEMLAQILLEIHNTHHYLHFFRSIREAIKIGEFDLFWKQFVENRRSQIAAAVM, encoded by the exons ATGAGGTACCAGCCTGGGTTAATGAGAAACGGAATAAAACATCTGTTGAGCGAACATTACGCTGGCTTGATGCATGCCTTGCTTTGGACGTGGTATGATGTTAAG GCTGCTGGACAAAACACTTTAGGTGTAGTTGTGGGGGGATCCAGTATAGAAGAACGGAAACGGTGTGCCACTGAAGTATCAAAGAGGAATGTATCAG gcttttggatcggagggttTGGCCTGGGAGAGAATGTTGAAGAACGTTGCAATTTGCTCAATGCAGTAACA GATTGCTTGCCTTCGGATAAACCTCGGCTTGTCTCTAGGCTTGGTCTTCCAG AGGAGGTCTTGGAGGGTATAGCTTCTGGTATCGACCTTTTCGACTCCAC GTACATTCACCAACTTACTATGGGTGGTTTTGCACTGATCTTCCCTGTTGACATGGTTGAAAGAGAGATGCAGAATGGTATATTCAATGATAGTGCTGGAGATCTTACAAAGATTAACCTGCGTACAACGACATATCG GAAAGACACGTCAAGAATAGTTGATAGCTGTAGCTGCTTCACGTGCCAGAATCACACTCGTGCTTACCTCAATCATTTGCTCAATGTCCATGAGATGTTGGCTCAGATCCTACTGGAGAT ACATAATACCCATCATTATCTTCACTTTTTCCGGTCAATACGGGAAGCAATCAAGATAGGGGAATTTGATCTCTTCTGGAAGCAGTTTGTTGAAAATAGACGCTCCcagattgctgctgctgtgatGTAG
- the LOC100832058 gene encoding queuine tRNA-ribosyltransferase accessory subunit 2 isoform X2 produces the protein MLGLPDHILVAAAGDSIESLPSSEASNKFGASFETPAGRKLVKPSDYMELISCMRPNLWASLADEVPAWVNEKRNKTSVERTLRWLDACLALDVAAGQNTLGVVVGGSSIEERKRCATEVSKRNVSGFWIGGFGLGENVEERCNLLNAVTDCLPSDKPRLVSRLGLPEEVLEGIASGIDLFDSTYIHQLTMGGFALIFPVDMVEREMQNGIFNDSAGDLTKINLRTTTYRKDTSRIVDSCSCFTCQNHTRAYLNHLLNVHEMLAQILLEIHNTHHYLHFFRSIREAIKIGEFDLFWKQFVENRRSQIAAAVM, from the exons ATGCTAGGCCTGCCTGATCATATCCTTGTAGCGGCAGCTGGCGATTCAATTGAGAGTTTACCGTCAAGTGAAGCCAGCAATAAATTCGGTGCCTCCTTTGAAACACCAGCGGGACGTAAACTG GTCAAACCATCAGATTACATGGAGTTGATTTCCTGCATGAGACCTAATTTGTGGGCAAGCTTGGCGGATGAGGTACCAGCCTGGGTTAATGAGAAACGGAATAAAACATCTGTTGAGCGAACATTACGCTGGCTTGATGCATGCCTTGCTTTGGACGTG GCTGCTGGACAAAACACTTTAGGTGTAGTTGTGGGGGGATCCAGTATAGAAGAACGGAAACGGTGTGCCACTGAAGTATCAAAGAGGAATGTATCAG gcttttggatcggagggttTGGCCTGGGAGAGAATGTTGAAGAACGTTGCAATTTGCTCAATGCAGTAACA GATTGCTTGCCTTCGGATAAACCTCGGCTTGTCTCTAGGCTTGGTCTTCCAG AGGAGGTCTTGGAGGGTATAGCTTCTGGTATCGACCTTTTCGACTCCAC GTACATTCACCAACTTACTATGGGTGGTTTTGCACTGATCTTCCCTGTTGACATGGTTGAAAGAGAGATGCAGAATGGTATATTCAATGATAGTGCTGGAGATCTTACAAAGATTAACCTGCGTACAACGACATATCG GAAAGACACGTCAAGAATAGTTGATAGCTGTAGCTGCTTCACGTGCCAGAATCACACTCGTGCTTACCTCAATCATTTGCTCAATGTCCATGAGATGTTGGCTCAGATCCTACTGGAGAT ACATAATACCCATCATTATCTTCACTTTTTCCGGTCAATACGGGAAGCAATCAAGATAGGGGAATTTGATCTCTTCTGGAAGCAGTTTGTTGAAAATAGACGCTCCcagattgctgctgctgtgatGTAG
- the LOC100831754 gene encoding probable gamma-aminobutyrate transaminase 3, mitochondrial isoform X1, with product MMAARGILLRSSSSAASKVTTVAESLVKYAASTGPSLHGLHSFSEAPARYFSSEPSLQPDSTEEIGFKGHSMLAPFTAGWQSTDVHPLVIDRSEGAYAYDINGKKYIDALAGLWCTALGGNEPRLVKAATDQLNKLPFYHSFWNRTTKPSLDLANDILNMFTAREMGKVFFTNSGSEANDSQVKLVWYYNNALGRPKKKKFIARSKSYHGSTLIAASLSGLPALHQKFDLPAPFVLHTDCPHHWRFHLPDETEEEFSTRLANNLENLILKEGPETIAAFIAEPVMGAGGVIPPPKTYFEKIQVVLKKYDILLIADEVITAFGRLGTMFGCDMYNIKPDLVSIAKALSSAYMPIGAILVSPEITDVIHSQSNKLGSFAHGFTYSGHPVSCAVAIEALKIYKERNITEHVNKIAPRFQEGIKAFSGSPIIGETRGLGLILGTEFVDNKSPNDPFPAEWGVGSIFGAECEKRGMLIRVAGDSIMLSPPLIMTPGEVEEIVSKYGEALKGTEERIAELKSQKS from the exons ATGATGGCTGCCCGAGGCATCCTCCTCAGATCCAgctccagcgccgcctccaAGGTGACCACCGTG GCTGAGAGTTTAGTAAAATATGCAGCAAGTACTGGTCCAAGCTTGCATGGGCTGCATAGTTTTTCAGAGGCACCAGCCAGGTATTTCAGCTCTGAACCGTCTCTTCAGCCTGACTCGACAGAAGAAATCGG GTTCAAGGGGCATAGTATGCTAGCTCCATTCACAGCTGGATGGCAGAGCACCGATGTGCATCCGCTGGTTATTGATAGATCTGAG GGTGCTTATGCTTATGATATCAATGGGAAAAAGTATATAGATGCTCTCGCGGGACTGTGGTGTACAGCTCTAG GTGGTAACGAACCTCGACTTGTGAAAGCCGCAACAGACCAATTAAACAAATTACCCTTCTACCATTCCTTCTGGAATCGTACTACCAAACCCTCACTG GATCTTGCAAATGATATTCTGAACATGTTCACTGCAAGGGAAATGGGAAAGGTATTCTTCACAAACAGCGGTTCAGAAGCAAATGACTCTCAG GTTAAACTAGTGTGGTATTATAACAATGCACTTGGGAggccaaagaagaagaaatttaTTGCACGCTCTAAATC ATATCATGGTTCAACATTAATAGCAGCTAGTCTATCAGG TCTTCCTGCTCTTCACCAAAAGTTTGATCTACCGGCACCTTTTGTTCTGCACACAGACTGCCCTCACCACTGGCGCTTCCATCTTCCTG ATGAAACAGAAGAAGAATTTTCAACTAGACTGGCAAACAACTTGGAGAATCTTATTCTcaaagaaggaccggaaacG ATTGCTGCTTTCATTGCTGAACCTGTGATGGGCGCCGGTGGTGTCATCCCTCCTCCAAAGACTTATTTTGAGAAG ATTCAAGTGGTGCTGAAGAAGTACGACATCTTACTAATAGCAGATGAG GTCATTACTGCATTTGGAAGATTGGGAACCATGTTTGGATGTGATATGTACAACATCAAACCAGATCTTGTCTCCATAGCAAAG GCTCTTTCTTCTGCCTACATGCCTATTGGAGCTATTCTTGTTAGCCCAGAGATAACGGACGTAATTCATTCGCAGAGCAATAAACTTG GTTCTTTTGCTCATGGCTTTACATACTCGGGCCATCCAGTTTCCTGTGCTGTTGCCATAGAAGCTCTCAAGATTTATAA GGAAAGAAATATCACCGAACATGTCAACAAAATTGCTCCAAGGTTCCAGGAAGGAATCAAGGCCTTCTCAGGAAGTCCAATCATCGGAGAG ACACGTGGCTTGGGATTAATACTTGGAACTGAATTCGTCGACAACAAATCGCCAAACGATCCATTTCCCGCAGAATGGG GGGTTGGTTCGATATTTGGTGCCGAGTGCGAGAAGCGTGGGATGCTCATCAGGGTTGCTGGAGATAGCATTATGCTGTCACCACCGCTGATAATGACTCCTGGTGAAGTTGAAGAA ATTGTGAGCAAATATGGTGAAGCCCTGAAGGGCACAGAGGAAAGAATCGCAGAGCTCAAATCCCAGAAGAGCTAA